The following proteins are encoded in a genomic region of Brachypodium distachyon strain Bd21 chromosome 1, Brachypodium_distachyon_v3.0, whole genome shotgun sequence:
- the LOC100835679 gene encoding putative protein phosphatase 2C 24, translating into MDSLPQIRQTLEKIRARTPEPLRLAFRIHFGSLPASAAGARQDVARYLAALSNMYEPEDLMEFDEVPLKMEFASCYLPDHDEDAHFAHAEPGVIGVADGVGGCRGKGMDAAAFSRKIMENARAEVESCVPGTHICPCGLLERSYLRAVAARTPAASTAIILSLTGRFLKWAYVGDSGFAVFRRGKIIQRSQPQQNYFNCPYQLRSEGGNKISDAAVGEVRVKAGDVVVVGSDGLFDNVFDSGLERIVQMGAAVKLPPDLLANVIAEEAYVKARSSGDSPFSVSCREQTGTSCRGGKEDDITVVVAYILE; encoded by the coding sequence ATGGATTCCCTGCCTCAAATCCGTCAAACTCTGGAAAAGATAAGGGCTCGAACTCCCGAGCCCCTCCGTCTCGCCTTCCGCATCCATTTCGGGAGCttgcccgcctccgccgccggcgcgcgccAAGACGTCGCCAGGTACCTCGCCGCCCTCTCGAATATGTACGAGCCCGAGGACCTGATGGAGTTCGACGAGGTCCCATTGAAGATGGAATTCGCCAGTTGCTACCTTCCCGATCATGACGAAGACGCCCATTTCGCCCATGCCGAGCCTGGCGTGATTGGCGTCGCAGACGGCGTCGGGGGCTGCCGCGGGAAAggcatggacgccgccgccttctcgcGCAAGATCATGGAGAACGCCCGCGCCGAGGTCGAGTCCTGCGTCCCCGGAACTCACATCTGCCCCTGCGGGCTGCTGGAGCGATCTTACCTGCGCGCAGTGGCGGCGCGCACTCCGGCCGCCTCCACTGCCATCATCCTCTCGCTCACCGGCAGATTCCTCAAGTGGGCGTACGTCGGCGACAGCGGCTTCGCCGTGTTCCGCCGCGGCAAGATCATCCAGCGCTCGCAACCGCAACAGAACTACTTCAACTGCCCATACCAGCTACGCTCCGAAGGCGGAAACAAGATCAGTGACGCGGCGGTTGGCGAGGTCAGGGTGAAAGCCGGCGACGTGGTGGTCGTCGGCTCCGACGGGCTGTTTGACAACGTCTTCGACTCCGGGCTGGAGAGGATCGTGCAGATGGGCGCGGCCGTGAAGCTCCCTCCGGATTTATTGGCCAACGTCATCGCAGAGGAAGCTTACGTCAAGGCCAGGAGCTCCGGGGACTCGCCCTTCAGCGTCTCATGCAGGGAACAGACTGGGACGAGCTGCAGAGGCGGGAAGGAGGATGATATCACAGTCGTCGTGGCATACATTCTTGAGTAG